TGGGCGAAGGCCTCGTACAGCGGGGCCGGCCAGTAGCCGTCGCCGGCGTCCGGGTGCGAGCCGGTGTCCCAGAGAATGGTCATCTCTGGCGTCTCGACGACGAGGTTCCAGACCACGAACTCGGCGTACTCGTGTTCGGGCGAGCGGTTCGACGCGGTCGCGACGGCGTGGCCGTCGACGACGAAGTTCATGTCTGCGGTGACCGTGCCGCGGTCCAGGAAGGTGACCGAGATATCGTCCATACGCTGTGTAGGTGTCAGCCACAGATAAGGAGTGGGCCAAACAGGTAGGGACTGCTAGTGCGACGCAGTGTCAGCGTTGTGATTACTGCGGGGCCTGCCGGTAGATGAGGTTCCGCTGGATGTCGTTGGCGCCCTCGTAGATGACTGGGATGCGGACGTCGCGGTACACCCGCGAGATGCGGTTCTCCGTCAGGACAGACCGGCCGCCGTGGAGCTGCATCCCCTTCTCGGCACAGTCGGTCGCGGCCTCTGTCGCCCGGGTCTTCGCCAGCGCCGCCCAGTAGCCGGCGTCCTCCTGGTTGGCGACGCGGTCGGCGGCGTGCCAGGTGAGCGTCCGCGCGGACTGCAGTTCGAGGTGCATGTCGGCGAGCTTGTGCTGGACGGCCTGGAACTCGTCGACGGTCCGCCCGAACGCCTCTCGGTCGTGCACGAACTCCCAGGCTTCCTCGATGGCGGCCGCCGCCAGGCCCAGGCCGTGCCCGCCGACGATGACCCGACCGTGGTTGAAGAACTCCGCGAGCATGTAGAAGCCCGCGCCCTCGACACCGACGAGGTGGTCCTCGGGAATCCGGCAGTCGTCGAAGACGATGTGGGCCTGCTTCGACGCGCGAAAGCCCATTTTCTCCGGGATGTGCTCGGCGTCGTATCCGTCGGTGTCGGTGGGGACGATGAACATCGAGTAGTTGCCGTAGCGGTTGTTCGGGTCGTCTCCGGTCTTCGCGTACACCGTCACCCAGTCGGCCTCGACGCCGTTACCGATCCAGTACTTCTCGCCGTTGAGGACCCACTCGTCGCCGTCTTTCTCGGCGGTGGTGTCCATCCCAGCCATGTCGCTGCCGGTCTGGGGTTCCGAGACGGCCAGGCCGGTAATCTGCTCGTTCTCGGCGACCGGGCGGAGGAACTCCTCTTTTTGCGACTCGTCGCCGTGGTCCTCGACGATTTCGGCCCCGAAACTTGCCAGTTGTAGCGTGAGCGCGATGCCAGCGTCGGCGCGGTAGAACTCCTCGGCGATGGCGAGAATCTGGTGCAGGTCGAACCCCTTGCCGCCCCACTCCTCGCCGATGTCCTGGGCGACCAGGCCGGCGTCCATCCCGGCTTCGAGGATGTCGACCGGATACTCTCCCGACTCGTAGTAGTCGGCGGCGTTCGGTTCGATGTGTTCCGCGGCGAACTCGCGCGCCGCCTGCTTGACGTCGTGGGCGTGTTCCGGAACCGGGTGTGTCGAGAGTAGTTCCATGGAACTGTTCACGGACTGTGCCACCAAATAACTCGTGAAACTCGGGAAAACCCCGCCGAAGTTGTTTCTGTGAATACGCTGATAATCGGCCAGCACGCTTTTCTCCACCAACGGTAAGCGAGTGGAATGAATCGCCGCGATTACCTCGCCGCGGGCGCGGGTGTCGGTGCCGCCGCGCTCAGTGGCTGTTCGTTCCTCGCCGCAGCAGAGAGGCCACCCCCGGAAGTGCCCCAGCAGCGCCTCGACGAGGGCGGGTGGGCACAGACGAATGAATCGTCCGGGACCGTCCTGGAACGCGACTATGGCCCGGTGACCCTCGAAGCGGTCTCACACACGCTCCAGTACGTCGACCAGGCCCTGCAGACGCGAGTCGCCGACTGGACGCTCGGCCAGGTCGAGGCCGCGCTGTCCGTGTTCTTCGCCACGCGGGTTGACTTCAGCCCCAACCTCGACAACCTCCCGGCTGGCGTCGGCCAGGGAGAAATCGTCGACCAGGTGAAGGCGAACAGTCGCGACCAGTTCGAAGGGCAGATGCGCGACCAGGGACTGACCGACATCGAGAAAACCGGCGAGGGGAGGGTCGCCGTCGACACCGGCGAGACCGCAGAGACGGTCGAGATGGCCGCCGTCTTCCCCTTCGAGGGTATCGAGTTCCCCGTGACTGACGAGGCGGGTGTCGCGATTCCGTCGGCGGACATCGAGGTGTCGGCGCTGCTGGCGGTCTGGCACCACGGCGACTTCGTGCTCGTCTCCGGTGGGGCCTATCCCGCCGAGAGCTTCGCGACGAGCGTCGAAGACGACCTGAGCGAGGGCATCACCGTCTCCGTCGACGTGGACCTCGACCTGACGCCGTCGGCGTACCGCGAGGAGATGCGCGGCCTCGTCGCGGGCGTCCAGTAACTCACTCCGGCGCGGCGTCCTCCGGGACCCGGCCCTCGACCAGCGAGGCGTCGCCGTACTCCTCTCGCAGCGTCTTCTTGCTGAACTTCCCGGTCGCCGTCTTCGGCATCTCGTCGATAGTCACGAAGTTGTCCGGCACCCACCACTTTGGGTACGAGTCGAGCACGTGCTCGCGGAGGTCGTCGGCCAGGGCGTCGGTGTCTGTCCCCTCGGTCGGGACCACGAGCGCGAGGGGGCGTTCCTGCCAGCGCTCGTGGGGGACGCCGATGACGGCGGCCTCCGTCACGTCGTCGTGGGCCATCAGTTCGTTCTCCAGTTCCACCGAGGAGATCCACTCGCCGCCGCTCTTGATGACGTCTTTCGCGCGGTCGACGATCTTGATGTAGCCGTCCTCATCGACGGTCACCACGTCGCCGGTCTTCAGGTAGCCGTCCTCGAACTCGGCTTCGGTCGCGTCGGGCCGGGCGAAGTACTCCCGCGTGACCCACGGCCCGCGGACCAGCAGTTCGCCGAACGCCTCGCCGTCCCAGGCCACCGCCTCGCCGTCGTCGCCGACGACGCGGAACTCCAAGCCGGGCGTGATGAGACCCTGCTTGCTCCGCTTTTCGACCTGTGTGTCGTAGTCCGCGTCCTCCAAGTTGCCTTTCAGGTGTGCGACCGAGCCGACGGGGGCCGTCTCTGTCATCCCCCAGGCGTGGACGAGTTCGACGTCGTGGTCGTCGAAGAAGCGAATCATCGCCTCGGGCGCCGCGCTCCCGCCGACGACGAGGCGGTCCAGCGAGGAGAGGTCGGTGTCGTGCTCCTTGACATGTTCCATCAGTCCGAGCCAAACCGTCGGGACGCCCGCCGTCACGGTGACGCCCTCCTCCTCGATGAGTGTCGCGAGGTCCTCGGGACTCGGCTGGGGGCCGGGGTAGACGTGCTTGGCCCCGCCGGCCGTCGCCGAGAACGGGAGGCCCCAGGCGTTGACGTGGAACATCGGGACGACGGGCATCATCACGTCGTCGTCGTCCAGCGGGATGCCCTGGGGTTGCTGAATCGCCATCGTATGCGCCCAGAGCATCTGCTGGGTGTACTCGACACCCTTCGGACGGCCTGTCGTTCCCGAGGTGTAACAGAGGCCGGCGGGCTGGTCCTCGTCGAGTTCGGGCCAGTCGTACTCGGTGTCGTGGCCCTCGAGGAACGAGTCGTAGGCGACGGCCTCGAGGTCCGTCTCCGGCATCGACTCGCCCATCACGACGTAGCGGTCGACCGTCGAGAACGGGTCGGGGTCGTCGGCCACCGCGCCCTCCAGTTTCGGCAGGAACGACTCGTCGACGAAGATGGTCCTGTCGGCGGCGTTCTCGACGATGTACTGGATGTGCTCGTCGGGCAGGAGCGGGTTGATAGTGTGCAACTGCGCGCCGATGCCGGGGACGCCGAAGTACGTCTCGAAGTGCCGATGGTGGTTCCAGCAGAACGTCGCCAGCCGGTCGCCGTCACCGTAGCCCGCCGCGTCGAGCGCGTTGGCCAACTGCGCCGTCCGGTCGGCGTACGTGGCGTAGTCGTACCTGACCATCCCCTCGTGCGTTCGGGAGACGATCTCCGTGTCGGGATACAGGTTCGCCGCGCGCCACAGGAACGGTCCCAGCGTCTGGGGTGAGCCTCCTGGCATACCGTGCTACATGTAGACGAGTTACAAGAAACCACGGTCCGTGTGACCGAGGGGCGTGGGAGTGCCCGGGGCTAGACGTCGATTTCCTGCATCAGCTCGACCAGTTCCTCGAGCTCGGGGAACGTGTAGACGGTCACGTTGATGTCCGAGTCGAGCGCCTGGACCCGCGAATCGAACATCAGCGCCATCTCGCTGTCGCGGTCGCCCACGAGCTGGTCGACCATCCCGCTTCCCGGCCCGAACGTGAAGTTCGGCGTCGAGATGTCGATTGTCGTGTTCAGGACGTTCGCCCAGCCGTCGATGAACCCGGAGGTCATGATGTTGCCAATCTCCTGGATGGCCGACCGCTCCATGTCGGTGAAGCCGGTCGCGCTGGGGTCGGTCTCGCCCATATCGCCGATCATCCCGGCCGCGAGGTCCTTCGCGCTCCGCGCGCTGAACAGGAAGAGGATGTAACCGTGGGGCTTCTCGACCATCTCGATGCTGATGCCGATCTGTTTCTCGTCGCCGATGTGGGTCTTGATGTCCGGAAGGTCGATGAAGTTGATCTTCGTGATCTCCATCTGCGTCTCCATCCCCGTCATCTGGCTCAGGTGGCTGGCGACCGTGTTTCCGCCCTCCTTCGCCATCCTGTTGAACAGTCCGAGCTTCCGGATATCTATCTTCAAACTCATGAGCAGGGGCGCCTTGCCGGAGGTTCTGCGCCCTCGTACATAAGCGATACACCCACATTTTCGCAGGCGAGAATCGGGTTCAATCGATACGCAGACTCACGGCGACACCCTCGCCCAGCGGGAGCAGCCCCGTCTCGAACGCGGGGTCGGACCGAACCGTCTCGAGGTAGTCCGCGACACCCTGACTCGTGGCGTTCGCATCGACAGACTCGCCCGCGAGCAGCGCACGGACGTCGTCGAAGTCAAGCGGTCCGGCCTCGATGGTGTTGTCCGCGACCACGACGCCGCCGACGGGCACCTTCTCCCGGACCGCCTCGAACGCCTCGACGTAGCGGTCCTTCTCGTTGTCCACGAGGACGACGTCGAACGGCCCGTCGTAGTGCTCGACTGTCTCGACGGCGTCCCCGTGTTCGAAGACGGCGCGGTCCGCGTACCCACCCCGGTCGAGGAACGCTCGCGCCTCGTCGAGTTCGTCGGCGTCGATTTCGGTGAGCACGATTTGGCCGTCGGCCGGCAACGCTGGCGCCATCCAGTAGGCGGAGTAGCCGAAGCCGGAGCCGAACTCGAAGACGCGCTCGGCGTCGACCATCCGCGCCAGCAGCCGGAGCCACCCACCGACCGCGGGACCGACCGTCGGGAACCCCTCGCGGTCGGCCTTCTCGTCCATCTCCGCGATGACGTCGTCCCGGGCGGGCGTGAGCGCCCGAGCGAACTGTTCGGTGACCTCGGGGAGCGGTGTCTCGTCCATGTCGACCCTGCGGTCGGGTCGGTCGTAAACCCGGCGGCCGTCAGCGGTTGCGGCCGAGCGGGAAACTGACTCGGTCCGGGGACTCGTTGAACGCCTGGATGACACGGCGGTACAGTTCGTTTTTCACCCGCTGACCGCGCCGTGGGTGGACGAGGTACCGGAGCCTGAACTCCACCCAGGACTCCCCCTGCACGACGTTGACCGTCGGACGGTCTTGCACTTCGAGTTCGACGGGTGTCGCGTCCAGGTTACGTCGGTAGCGGCCGATACGGTCCGCCATCTCGTCGCCCAGGTAGTCGTCCGCCACGGCCCGCATCGTCTCCTTGGCGAACTCGAAGTCGGTCTCGTAGGCGACCTGCACCGAGAGCTCGTTCCAGACGAACGGAAACTCCTCCTGGGTGTAGTTCTTGACGTGCGAGGAGAGGACCACGCTGTTGGGGAGTGTGATGGTCCGTCCCGAGGGCTGGTTCGAGGAGACGAGTTCGCCGTTTATTTCCCACAGCGTCGTCACCAGGAACGACACCTCGACGACGTCGCCCTTCGAGGACTCGATGGCGACCCGGTCGCCGGCCTGGTAGGGTCGCTTGACCATGATGTAGACCCAGCCCAGCAGCGAGAAGAGCGGTTGCTGGAGGGCAAACGTGACCGCGAACCCGACCACTCCGAGCGAGAACAGCAGCCCGAGCCACTGCTGGGTGAGGATGCCGAGCGCGGCGAACGTCCCGACGAGGCCGAAGGCGAGTCGGAGGACGTTCCGCGCGTCCTGCTTCCGGCGCTTGTCGGGCGTGTACCGCTGGACGGCGTTGTTGACGAGACGATAACAACCGTAGGTCGCGAACCCGACGGCGAGCGCCGACAGCAGCTTCACGAGGAGGAAGGAGAGCGCGAACCCGTCGAGGGAGCCGGTAATCCCGAGGCGCTGGACGGCGACGATACCGAGGGTCGAGAGGCCAGCCAGGAGGAGCGAGAGATATCCGAGTGGACGACTCACGTCACGGTTCTCGGGTGGGGTGGGCAAAACGGTTTGGTGACGGTCCCGTCACCGCGCGGACCCCGCTCGCTCGACCAGCGTCTCCACGCGCGACCGTGTCACGGGGTTCGTCGTCAGGCCGTCGCGCTTCAGCGCCGTGCCGACGATAACGCCATCGGCCAGTGCGAGCAGTTCGTCGACAGACTCGGCCGTGACGCCGCTGCCGACGAAGACGGGGACCGATGGGTCGACCTCGTCTCGTGCCTCGACGACGGTGGCGAGGTCGGACTCGTCGGCCGACTCCCCGGTCCCCGGTCCGGAGACCACGAGCCCGTCGGCCAGCTCGCGTTCGATAGCGTCGGCGACCTGCTGGTCGAGCGGCGAGTCGGCCAGCGGCGCGGAGTGTTTGACGGCCACGTCCGCCAGTATCGCGACGTCGGCGTCGATTCGCTCGCGCAAGCGGAGCGTCTCGTGGGCCTGTCCCTCGACGACACCCTGGTCGGTGAGGCGAGCGCCGGTGTGGACGTTGACACGGACGAACCGACTACCCGTCGCAGCGGCGACGGAGAGCGCAGCGTCGGCGTCGTTCCGGAGGACGTTGACGCCGACGGGCACGTCGACGGCCTCACGGACGGCTGTCGTGACGGCGGTCATCTCTGCGACGACGTGGGGCGGCACACTGTCCGGGTAGAACGGCGCATCGCCGAAGTTCTCGACGATAAGCGCGTCGACGCCGCCGGCTTCGAGTGCCGTCGCGTCGTCGGTCGCCCGGGCTCGAATCTCGTCACGGGAACGCGCGTGCTGTGGCGCGCCAGGCAGCGCCGGCAGGTGGACCATCCCGACGACGGGGCGCTCGGCGCCGAAGACCTGTGCTCGGTTCATACCGACCGGTTCGGCGACGACGCTGAAAAAGGCAGTCGCCCAGCGCTCTCTTCAGGCGTCCCAGTAGTCCGGTTCGTTCCCGGGCTTCCACTTGATTGAACAGCCACGAGACGGGCGTTCCTCGGCGGTGACGTCCTCGCCGTCGAGCACCGTCTCGACGTGGGCCGCCATCTCCCGCTCCGTCGGCTCGTCGTCGGGGTTGGTCGCGTCGTCGAGGCGACCGTGGTAGGCCAGCTCGAAGGTGCCGTCGACGTTGCGGAACAGATAGGGGTCCGGGGTGCAGCGAGCCCCGTAGGCCGCTGCGACCGACTGGTCGGAGTCGAAGAGGTAGGCGTCGTACTTGACGGTCCCCTCGGCGACCACCTCCTGCATCATCTCGAAGGAGTCGTCGGGGTACTGCTCCGGGTCGTTCGGGTTGATACCTACGACAGCGAGTTTCGGGAACTGCTTCGCGAGGCGGTTCAACTCTGGAATCTTCGCCTTCGCGTACGGACAGTGGTTGCAGGTGAACACCACGAGCAGCGCCTCGTGGTCCGTGAAGTCGTCGAGCGAGTGCATCCCGCCGTCGGCGCCGGCGAGTTCGAACGACGGGGCCGCGTCGCCGTGCTGCAACACGTCGGAGTCGGAATCGAGTGAGACCATACGTTCGTTAGGATGGGGGCGCACAAAAGATTCCGGGCGGCCCTCGCAATCGGTCACTCGCTCGCTGCTCGCCCGGTCGTCGGTAGCTCACCCGCGACGGCGAGGACGACGGCCGTCAGTGCGATGGCCACCGCGCCCATGCCCGCGAGGACCAGGAACGCCGCCTCGACGCCGGCTCGTTCGACGACGGCCGCGAGCACCGGTGGCGCGACTGCCGCGCCGCCGGAGATGCCCACGGTGAGCAGGGCGAAGTTCTTGCCGGCCGAGTCTTCGGTCGAGAGCGCGTCGGCGAGCGAGGCCCGGGCCGGACGGCTCCCGTCGACGGTCGCGCTGAGGACCATCACCAGGCCGAGCGCGCCGAGCGTCGGGAGAAGTCCGAGTCCCAGACCGGCCGCCACGACGACGAGCGCCGCGTACCCGACCAGGAGCACCGGGGCCGGCGAGAATCGGTCGGTGAACCACCCGCCGCCGAAGATGACCACCGCCCCCGTGACGAGCATGGCCGAGACCGTGAAGTTCGCCGTCGGGTCGGGAATCCGGTACACGTCCGTGAGCAGGCTCGCGGTGTACTGCTTGATACCCCACGCGGCCATCGAGGTGACGAACCACAGCACGGTGAGCGAGAGGATGGCCGGCGAGGAGAGCACCGAGCGGAGTTCGCTCCGTGCGCGCTGGGCGAGGGACGCGTCCGTCGACACCACTCTGGTCGGGGCGGTGATGTCGTCGTCGACGTACCGGTCGAACGTCAGCAGCGCCACCACCCCGTAGAGCCCGCCGAGGACCGCGACGGTCCCGATGGCCAGCCGCCAGCCGAGGCCGAGCGTCGCGAACAGCGCGACGATGGCGGGCGGCGCCGCGAAGCCGACGACGCCGAAGAACCCGTGGACGCTGTAGGCCCGGCCGCGCGTCGCCGGCGTCGTCGCCGAACCGATGAGCGGGTAGTGGGCAGGGTGGTGGCCGGCGATGCCGATACCGGTGACGACGCTCGCCGCCAGGAGCCACACGTACGACTGCGCCGCCGCCGTCAGGAGCGCCCCGAGCGCACCGAAGATGAGAGAGAGCGCGAGCACGGGCTTCCGGCCGCGCGAGTCGGAGACCGAGCCCAGCGGGAGCTGGAACGCGGTGACGACCACACCGACGGTACCGAGCGCGATACCGAGCTGTGCGTCCGTCACCCCCAGGTCGCTCCTGAGCGGGCCGAAGATGGGCGGCAGGAGCATGAAGTAGGCGTGGTTGACGACGTGGGACCCGCCGACGAGGCCGACGACGAGGCGGGATTGTGAGTCCGAGACCACTGTACCCAGTGCTCTACGGCCCCGGTAAAAGAGCGTCCTGATTCAGGCCGCCGAGGGCGGTCCGAGGGCCGTCACTCGGCCCCGTCGAGACGCTCGGCGATGGCGGCATCGAACGCAGACGCCGCCGCGTAGACGTCGCTCTCCGCGTCGACGCGGTACGTCGTCTCCGCTCCGTCGACGTCCCGTTTCGTGAGAAAGCCCATCGTGACCAGATGCTCCAGGGTCCCGTCGAGATACAGGGTCTTCAGCGGAACGCCGGCGGCGTCGCTCAGTTCGGTCTTCGTGTACTCCGTCCCGGCATCGAGCCGGAGCACGGTGTCGATGACGGACGGCGCTTCCTCGTGTTCGGCGACGTGGCCCCAGCCGGTTTCTGGGTCCGGCGACTGCCCGACTTCGTCGTACATTATCCGTCACCAGGGAGTTGGACGCAATAAATCTCTGGGCTTCACTGTGAGGGGGGTCGGGACCGTCGGTGACAGAGGTCAGACACGGCGCCACGAGAGCCCGCGGGGAGCAAGGTTTTTGTCTGCGACCGTCCGCCTCCTGAGTATGAGCAGTCGACGAGAGATTCTGGACCTGCTTCGGGAGAACGCCCGCTACACCACCGAGGACATCGCCCGCCAGACGGACTTCTCCGTCGAGGAGGTAGCGGCGGCTATCGAGGAGTTCGAGGAGGCAGGCATCGTCTGTGGGTACCAGGCTGTCGTCGACTGGAACGCCGTCGAGACCGACGAGGAGCGCGTCCGGGCGACAGTGGAGCTCAACGTCGCGCTGGACCGCGAGACCAACTACGGCGACATCGCAGAGCGCATCGCGAAGTTCCCTGAGGTCACCTCGCTGCGGCTCGTCAGCGGCGACTACGACTTCGACCTGGAGGTGGAGGGCGATTCGATGCGCGAGGTCTCGCACTTCATCAGCGACAAGATCGCGCCCATCCCCGAGATCACCCAGACGGTGACCCACTACATCATGGAGTCCTACAAGGAACAGGGGATGGAGTTCGGCGACCACGACGACGACGATAGACTCTCCGTCTCGCCATGACGTTCGAACCAGCCGAGCGGGTCGACCAGGTCCCACCGTCGGGAATCCGCCGCTTCTTCGAGCTGGCCGAGGAGATGGACGACATCATCTCGCTCGGGGTCGGCGAGCCGGACTTCTCGGCGCCGTGGGCCGCCCGCGAGGCGGCCATCGCCTCGCTGGAGCGGGGCCAGACGTCCTACACCGCCAACCGCGGGAAGCGTGAACTGCGCGAGCGCATCGCCCGGTTCGAGGCGGACAAGCACGCGCTCCAGTACGACCCCGACGAGGAGATCCTCGTCACTGCGGGCGCCAGTGAGGGACTGGACCTCGCCTTCCGGTCGCTGCTCGACCCCGGCGACGCCATCGCCGTAGTCCAGCCCTGTTACGTCTCGTACGTTCCGGACGCTACCTTCGCCGGCGCGGAGGTCGTCGACGTCCCGACCCGGGCCGAAGACGAGTTCAAGCTGACCCGCGAGGTGCTCGAGTCGTCGGGGGCGGCCGAGGCCGACGCGCTTGTCTACTGCTACCCGAACAACCCGACCGGTGCGACGATGACCGGCGACGAGCTCGCCGAGGTGGCGGCGTTCTGCCGCGAGCACGACCTCGTGGTGTTCGCCGACGAAATCTACGCCGACCTCACCTACGAACACGAACACACGTCCATCGCGACGCTGCCGGGGATGCGCGAGCGGACCGTCGTCTTCAACGGCTTCTCGAAGGCCTTCGCGATGACGGGGTTCCGACTCGGCTACGCGATGGCGCCGCCGGAGGCCATCGAGGCGATGAACCGCGTCCACCAGTACACGATGCTCTCGGCGCCGACGACGGCCCAGTACGCCGCCATCGAGGCGCTGGACACCTGCTGGGACGAGGTCCAGGAGATGACGGCCCAGTACGACCGCCGCCGCAAGTACGTCCTCTCGCGCTTTGCGGACATGGGCATCGAGTGTTTCGAGGCCGCCGGCGCGTTCTACGCGTTCCCGGAGTGTCCGTGGGACGACGCCGACGAGTTCGCCGAGGCGCTGTTGCAGTCCGAGGGCGTCGCCGTCGTCCCGGGGACCGCGTTCGGCGAGGGCGGCGACGGTCACCTGCGGGTCTCCTACGCCACCGGCCTACCGGACCTCAAGGAGGCCATGGCGCGAATGGAGTCGTTCCTCGGGTGATGTACCGGGGAACGAGGGTGCTGGATTATCAAATGTAATAACGGCCCCGTAAGTTTGAGTAGCAATCGGCGAAAAGACCAGTCAACCGTGCCGAATCATGTCACACCACTTGGACTACAGTGGGTCGGGTCACTGACAGTCGATTTCTCTACGGGTCACCGGAAATGAAAGACAATGGCTATTGACCAATCTGAGGAGGGAGCGGCAGACCAAATCGGAACCGGACCGGGGGAGCGCTCCCCCGTAGTCGGCGAGTACACCTGGGACGACCTCCGCCGAGAGGAACACACCGGCGGACGGTTCGACCGGAGCGAGTACCTGGGCTTCGAACCGACCAAACTGCCACAGCGCCTCGACGACGCCGCCAGCGCGGCCAAGACACTCGATGGCGTGTTCGAATCGTACATCGACCCGAGTACGACACCCGTCGTCAAAGGCCAGTATTCCTGGGAACACTTCAAACAGGAGTACTACTACGAAAACGGCACACGGCCGAGCGGCGAGGACGGGCGCGTCGTCCCCTTCGACGAGTCCGAGTACCTCCAGTTCGACGCCGAGGAGACGGAGGGCGTGCTCTCGTACGGCGAGGACCTCGCCAGCGAGCTCCATGCGGTTGTCGACCGAAACACGGTCGACGTCAGCCCGGAGCTCGACGAAGACGAGTT
This DNA window, taken from Haloarcula ordinaria, encodes the following:
- a CDS encoding acyl-CoA dehydrogenase family protein, whose protein sequence is MELLSTHPVPEHAHDVKQAAREFAAEHIEPNAADYYESGEYPVDILEAGMDAGLVAQDIGEEWGGKGFDLHQILAIAEEFYRADAGIALTLQLASFGAEIVEDHGDESQKEEFLRPVAENEQITGLAVSEPQTGSDMAGMDTTAEKDGDEWVLNGEKYWIGNGVEADWVTVYAKTGDDPNNRYGNYSMFIVPTDTDGYDAEHIPEKMGFRASKQAHIVFDDCRIPEDHLVGVEGAGFYMLAEFFNHGRVIVGGHGLGLAAAAIEEAWEFVHDREAFGRTVDEFQAVQHKLADMHLELQSARTLTWHAADRVANQEDAGYWAALAKTRATEAATDCAEKGMQLHGGRSVLTENRISRVYRDVRIPVIYEGANDIQRNLIYRQAPQ
- a CDS encoding DUF6517 family protein, encoding MNRRDYLAAGAGVGAAALSGCSFLAAAERPPPEVPQQRLDEGGWAQTNESSGTVLERDYGPVTLEAVSHTLQYVDQALQTRVADWTLGQVEAALSVFFATRVDFSPNLDNLPAGVGQGEIVDQVKANSRDQFEGQMRDQGLTDIEKTGEGRVAVDTGETAETVEMAAVFPFEGIEFPVTDEAGVAIPSADIEVSALLAVWHHGDFVLVSGGAYPAESFATSVEDDLSEGITVSVDVDLDLTPSAYREEMRGLVAGVQ
- a CDS encoding long-chain fatty acid--CoA ligase, producing MPGGSPQTLGPFLWRAANLYPDTEIVSRTHEGMVRYDYATYADRTAQLANALDAAGYGDGDRLATFCWNHHRHFETYFGVPGIGAQLHTINPLLPDEHIQYIVENAADRTIFVDESFLPKLEGAVADDPDPFSTVDRYVVMGESMPETDLEAVAYDSFLEGHDTEYDWPELDEDQPAGLCYTSGTTGRPKGVEYTQQMLWAHTMAIQQPQGIPLDDDDVMMPVVPMFHVNAWGLPFSATAGGAKHVYPGPQPSPEDLATLIEEEGVTVTAGVPTVWLGLMEHVKEHDTDLSSLDRLVVGGSAAPEAMIRFFDDHDVELVHAWGMTETAPVGSVAHLKGNLEDADYDTQVEKRSKQGLITPGLEFRVVGDDGEAVAWDGEAFGELLVRGPWVTREYFARPDATEAEFEDGYLKTGDVVTVDEDGYIKIVDRAKDVIKSGGEWISSVELENELMAHDDVTEAAVIGVPHERWQERPLALVVPTEGTDTDALADDLREHVLDSYPKWWVPDNFVTIDEMPKTATGKFSKKTLREEYGDASLVEGRVPEDAAPE
- a CDS encoding chemotaxis protein CheC, translating into MSLKIDIRKLGLFNRMAKEGGNTVASHLSQMTGMETQMEITKINFIDLPDIKTHIGDEKQIGISIEMVEKPHGYILFLFSARSAKDLAAGMIGDMGETDPSATGFTDMERSAIQEIGNIMTSGFIDGWANVLNTTIDISTPNFTFGPGSGMVDQLVGDRDSEMALMFDSRVQALDSDINVTVYTFPELEELVELMQEIDV
- a CDS encoding O-methyltransferase gives rise to the protein MDETPLPEVTEQFARALTPARDDVIAEMDEKADREGFPTVGPAVGGWLRLLARMVDAERVFEFGSGFGYSAYWMAPALPADGQIVLTEIDADELDEARAFLDRGGYADRAVFEHGDAVETVEHYDGPFDVVLVDNEKDRYVEAFEAVREKVPVGGVVVADNTIEAGPLDFDDVRALLAGESVDANATSQGVADYLETVRSDPAFETGLLPLGEGVAVSLRID
- a CDS encoding mechanosensitive ion channel family protein, whose product is MSRPLGYLSLLLAGLSTLGIVAVQRLGITGSLDGFALSFLLVKLLSALAVGFATYGCYRLVNNAVQRYTPDKRRKQDARNVLRLAFGLVGTFAALGILTQQWLGLLFSLGVVGFAVTFALQQPLFSLLGWVYIMVKRPYQAGDRVAIESSKGDVVEVSFLVTTLWEINGELVSSNQPSGRTITLPNSVVLSSHVKNYTQEEFPFVWNELSVQVAYETDFEFAKETMRAVADDYLGDEMADRIGRYRRNLDATPVELEVQDRPTVNVVQGESWVEFRLRYLVHPRRGQRVKNELYRRVIQAFNESPDRVSFPLGRNR
- a CDS encoding BtpA/SgcQ family protein; amino-acid sequence: MNRAQVFGAERPVVGMVHLPALPGAPQHARSRDEIRARATDDATALEAGGVDALIVENFGDAPFYPDSVPPHVVAEMTAVTTAVREAVDVPVGVNVLRNDADAALSVAAATGSRFVRVNVHTGARLTDQGVVEGQAHETLRLRERIDADVAILADVAVKHSAPLADSPLDQQVADAIERELADGLVVSGPGTGESADESDLATVVEARDEVDPSVPVFVGSGVTAESVDELLALADGVIVGTALKRDGLTTNPVTRSRVETLVERAGSAR
- a CDS encoding thioredoxin family protein, which produces MVSLDSDSDVLQHGDAAPSFELAGADGGMHSLDDFTDHEALLVVFTCNHCPYAKAKIPELNRLAKQFPKLAVVGINPNDPEQYPDDSFEMMQEVVAEGTVKYDAYLFDSDQSVAAAYGARCTPDPYLFRNVDGTFELAYHGRLDDATNPDDEPTEREMAAHVETVLDGEDVTAEERPSRGCSIKWKPGNEPDYWDA
- a CDS encoding MFS transporter, whose amino-acid sequence is MVSDSQSRLVVGLVGGSHVVNHAYFMLLPPIFGPLRSDLGVTDAQLGIALGTVGVVVTAFQLPLGSVSDSRGRKPVLALSLIFGALGALLTAAAQSYVWLLAASVVTGIGIAGHHPAHYPLIGSATTPATRGRAYSVHGFFGVVGFAAPPAIVALFATLGLGWRLAIGTVAVLGGLYGVVALLTFDRYVDDDITAPTRVVSTDASLAQRARSELRSVLSSPAILSLTVLWFVTSMAAWGIKQYTASLLTDVYRIPDPTANFTVSAMLVTGAVVIFGGGWFTDRFSPAPVLLVGYAALVVVAAGLGLGLLPTLGALGLVMVLSATVDGSRPARASLADALSTEDSAGKNFALLTVGISGGAAVAPPVLAAVVERAGVEAAFLVLAGMGAVAIALTAVVLAVAGELPTTGRAASE
- a CDS encoding Lrp/AsnC family transcriptional regulator, with protein sequence MSSRREILDLLRENARYTTEDIARQTDFSVEEVAAAIEEFEEAGIVCGYQAVVDWNAVETDEERVRATVELNVALDRETNYGDIAERIAKFPEVTSLRLVSGDYDFDLEVEGDSMREVSHFISDKIAPIPEITQTVTHYIMESYKEQGMEFGDHDDDDRLSVSP